A portion of the Algimonas porphyrae genome contains these proteins:
- a CDS encoding alpha-amylase family glycosyl hydrolase, which translates to MTTSRTTQDASPWWKGATIYQIYPRSFQDTTGDGIGDLPGITRRLDYVASLGVQAIWISPFFTSPMADYGYDVADFCGVDPIFGTLGDFDALVSKAHALGLKVTIDQVYSHTSDQHPWFEESRRSRDNEKADWYVWADARPDGTPPNNWQSVFGMGAWEWDARRGQYYLHNFLREQPDLNLHNRDVQDAILSATRFWLDRGVDGFRLDALNFGMHNRDLTDNPIETDPKRPPTRPFDFQRHTHSMSQPEIVPFIERIRSTIDRYGGRHFTVAEVGGPRPLLEMKAFTQGSARLNSAYAFDFLYADQLTADLVRKTQREWPGTEGEGWPSWAFENHDAPRAVSRWRGSCSADRYAKLLALLLLALRGNAFIYNGGELGLTQGDIAFEDLKDPEAITNWPETLGRDGARTPMPWDASRNDHAGFSEGKPWLPVQDDHRQACVAHQVRDPESVLNTYRAAIALRNSCRVLREGAIRFDGEGELLVFDRLLDGRRRRCVFNLGATSLPYDGETAAELCVGDRPENGMVSAYSAFVSPLSS; encoded by the coding sequence ATGACGACATCACGGACGACACAGGATGCTTCGCCTTGGTGGAAGGGCGCGACCATCTATCAGATCTATCCGCGTAGTTTTCAGGATACGACGGGCGACGGCATCGGTGACCTGCCGGGCATCACCCGGCGTCTGGACTATGTTGCATCGCTGGGTGTGCAGGCGATCTGGATTTCGCCATTTTTCACCTCGCCCATGGCCGATTATGGATATGATGTCGCGGATTTCTGCGGCGTCGATCCGATATTCGGGACGTTGGGCGATTTCGACGCGCTGGTTTCCAAAGCGCATGCGCTGGGTCTGAAAGTCACCATCGATCAGGTTTACAGCCACACATCCGATCAGCATCCCTGGTTCGAGGAGAGCCGCCGGTCCCGCGACAATGAAAAGGCGGACTGGTATGTCTGGGCCGATGCGCGCCCTGATGGCACACCGCCCAATAACTGGCAGTCCGTTTTCGGAATGGGGGCGTGGGAATGGGATGCGCGGCGGGGGCAGTATTACCTGCACAATTTCCTGCGCGAACAGCCCGATCTGAATCTGCACAATCGCGATGTTCAGGACGCCATCTTGTCCGCAACGCGATTCTGGCTTGATCGCGGTGTCGACGGCTTCAGGCTCGACGCGCTGAATTTCGGGATGCACAATCGGGATCTGACGGATAACCCCATTGAAACGGACCCGAAGCGACCCCCGACTCGGCCGTTCGATTTTCAGCGTCACACACATAGTATGAGCCAGCCCGAAATCGTGCCTTTCATCGAGCGGATCCGCAGCACGATCGATCGCTATGGTGGCCGACATTTCACGGTTGCGGAAGTGGGTGGCCCGCGTCCGCTGCTCGAGATGAAAGCGTTCACGCAAGGTTCGGCGCGGCTGAATTCCGCTTACGCCTTCGATTTCCTCTATGCGGATCAACTGACTGCCGATCTTGTTCGCAAGACGCAGCGTGAATGGCCCGGAACGGAGGGCGAGGGCTGGCCGAGCTGGGCGTTCGAAAATCATGACGCGCCGCGCGCCGTGTCGCGCTGGCGCGGCTCATGCAGCGCGGACCGTTACGCAAAGCTGCTGGCTCTGCTGTTGCTCGCTCTGCGCGGCAATGCTTTCATTTATAACGGCGGAGAACTGGGTCTGACGCAGGGCGATATCGCCTTCGAGGATCTTAAAGACCCCGAAGCGATCACCAACTGGCCGGAAACGCTCGGTCGCGATGGTGCACGCACGCCAATGCCGTGGGACGCATCGCGCAATGATCATGCTGGCTTTTCCGAAGGCAAGCCCTGGCTACCGGTCCAGGACGACCACCGACAGGCCTGCGTCGCCCATCAGGTGCGCGATCCTGAAAGCGTTCTGAACACCTACCGCGCAGCGATTGCGCTGAGAAATAGCTGCCGCGTCCTGCGGGAAGGGGCGATCCGGTTCGACGGAGAGGGGGAGCTGCTGGTGTTCGATCGCTTGCTGGATGGACGGCGTCGGCGCTGCGTGTTCAATCTGGGTGCGACGTCTCTGCCTTATGACGGTGAGACCGCTGCGGAGCTCTGCGTCGGAGACCGCCCTGAAAACGGTATGGTGTCAGCCTATTCGGCCTTCGTTTCGCCGCTGAGCAGCTAG
- a CDS encoding alpha-amylase family glycosyl hydrolase, with protein MAISLFPGVRLPRILSRLTLMSVSCAVIVACQSMAGPANVQSATGLSMTDKAATAPAGTITAEMLRSAERLPVDEIVYFMLPDRFENGDPTNDRGGVNGTRLDHGFDPTAKGFYQGGDLKGLTSRLDYIQGLGVTAIWLGPIFKNKPVQGGPGQESSGYHGYWITDFTKPDPHLGTEADLKAFVDAAHARGLKVYMDIITNHTADVIAYRECHDPDYAGPDKVTDGCKYRSIADYPFTTDGGPDGPAINDGFLGDATHVQTPENFARLVNPNYAYTPYIPAGEEAVKHPAWLNDLQYYSNRGETTWSGESSLWGDFSGLDDLLTSHPVVVDGMIDIFQDWITDYGIDGFRIDTTRHVNPEFWLDFLPAMNEHAASLGNPWFYQFGEVYDPDPGALARFTRVDGFDQVLDFGFQSAVFAVVSGQEPTARLNKMLRLDDVYGKTTWNGMTQPTFLGNHDMGRFSGMLKQTIPGISQDELLARTKLGHGLMMFMRGVPVIYSGDEQGFVSDGNDQLAREPLFPSQTAVYNDNDLIGTDATTADSNFDQAHPLYRYIAEMAAIRQAHAAFRRGAMETRLFEVGTNTDSSAGMNVRQFDAQTGTAFAFSRFDPVTGQEYLVVINTGGTERLINVRVEPDTTAFTALSGDCPTTTSTMATASVRVPAFSLTVCQGNGRAERHVR; from the coding sequence ATGGCAATTTCACTGTTTCCCGGGGTCCGTTTGCCGCGCATTCTGAGCCGTCTCACTCTTATGAGCGTGTCCTGCGCGGTGATCGTCGCCTGTCAGTCCATGGCCGGCCCCGCCAATGTCCAGTCCGCCACTGGCCTGTCCATGACGGATAAGGCCGCAACAGCGCCTGCCGGCACGATCACAGCCGAGATGCTGCGGAGTGCTGAGCGTCTGCCGGTGGACGAGATCGTCTATTTCATGCTGCCCGACCGATTCGAAAACGGCGATCCGACGAATGACCGGGGCGGTGTAAACGGCACGCGCCTCGACCACGGGTTCGATCCGACGGCCAAGGGCTTTTATCAGGGCGGCGACCTGAAGGGCCTGACGAGCCGACTCGACTATATTCAGGGCTTAGGAGTGACAGCCATCTGGCTTGGGCCGATTTTCAAGAACAAGCCGGTCCAAGGCGGCCCCGGACAGGAAAGCTCCGGCTATCACGGCTACTGGATCACGGATTTCACCAAGCCTGATCCGCATCTGGGCACGGAAGCGGATCTGAAAGCCTTCGTCGATGCTGCCCATGCGCGCGGCCTGAAGGTCTATATGGACATCATCACCAACCACACAGCGGACGTGATCGCCTACCGTGAATGTCACGACCCGGACTATGCGGGTCCGGACAAGGTGACGGATGGCTGCAAATATCGCTCGATCGCCGATTATCCCTTCACGACCGATGGCGGTCCCGATGGCCCAGCCATCAATGACGGCTTCCTCGGCGATGCCACACATGTCCAGACGCCCGAGAATTTCGCTCGGCTGGTCAATCCCAATTATGCCTATACGCCCTACATTCCGGCTGGTGAGGAGGCCGTCAAACATCCGGCCTGGCTCAATGATCTGCAATATTACTCCAACCGGGGCGAGACAACCTGGTCAGGCGAAAGCTCGCTCTGGGGTGATTTTTCAGGGCTGGACGATCTGCTGACCAGCCACCCGGTCGTGGTCGACGGCATGATCGACATTTTCCAGGACTGGATCACGGACTATGGAATTGACGGGTTCCGCATCGATACGACCCGCCATGTCAATCCGGAGTTCTGGCTCGACTTCCTGCCCGCCATGAACGAACATGCCGCCTCGCTCGGTAATCCTTGGTTCTATCAGTTCGGCGAGGTCTATGACCCCGATCCGGGCGCGCTGGCCCGGTTCACACGCGTGGACGGGTTCGATCAGGTGTTGGACTTCGGGTTCCAGTCGGCCGTGTTTGCCGTCGTGTCTGGTCAGGAACCGACAGCGCGGCTGAACAAGATGCTGCGCCTGGACGATGTCTATGGAAAGACGACTTGGAACGGCATGACCCAGCCGACCTTCCTCGGCAATCACGATATGGGTCGCTTCTCGGGGATGCTGAAGCAGACGATTCCGGGCATCAGCCAGGATGAGTTGCTGGCGCGCACCAAGCTGGGTCACGGCCTGATGATGTTCATGCGCGGCGTTCCGGTGATCTATTCGGGCGACGAGCAGGGCTTCGTCTCTGACGGCAATGACCAACTCGCCCGCGAACCGCTTTTTCCTAGCCAGACGGCTGTCTACAATGACAATGATCTGATTGGCACGGACGCGACGACGGCGGACAGCAATTTCGATCAGGCTCATCCGCTCTATCGCTATATTGCGGAGATGGCAGCCATTCGGCAGGCCCATGCCGCCTTCCGGCGCGGCGCGATGGAGACCCGTCTGTTCGAAGTCGGCACGAATACGGATAGCAGCGCCGGAATGAATGTCCGCCAGTTCGACGCGCAGACGGGAACGGCGTTCGCCTTTTCCCGCTTCGACCCCGTCACGGGGCAGGAATATCTGGTCGTCATCAATACGGGCGGCACAGAGCGGTTGATCAATGTCCGGGTCGAACCGGACACGACGGCGTTTACAGCGCTCAGCGGCGATTGCCCCACTACGACATCGACAATGGCTACGGCCAGCGTCCGGGTTCCGGCTTTCAGCCTGACCGTCTGTCAGGGCAATGGCCGGGCGGAGCGACACGTTCGATGA